The DNA region TCAGAAAAAAATGATATTAAAGATATTGATTTTTCAAAATGAAAAGTAAAAGTAACAATTGATTTAACAACTGACAAGAATATTGCTTCATCGATTCAAATGATGAGCAAAAAGGCAATTGAAAAGGAAAAAATTGACAATGATTAATGATAAAAAATTAAATTAAAATTTTAATGAAGCTTTTACATATAAATTAAAGGCACGTGAGGAAATTTACAATGATTTAATATATTACGAAGCCGAAGTAAAAGATTATTGAATTTATCCGTTATTATCGTTAACAGGAAATAATGTTAAAAATGTAATTAGAGCTTAATCTGATAAAATTACAATTTGTTGTACACAAATTTATAAGGGTAAAAAATTAGAGTTTATATAACAGAAAAACCAAGTTTTTCTTTATCAGAATGAATTGATCCAACTGAATTTTGATGAAAAGATATTAATAAATATTGATTTAGTTTTATAGCTGTTGGGTCTTATTATGCAGATAGTAGTATTCAAGGAAAAGACGATGCTGTACAAATTTTAGTTGGGGTAGAATAAACAAAAATAATGTTCAAACTGAAATTTATATTTTAGAAGAACAATCAATTTCAACTACTGAATTTAAAGATATGACTAAAAAGGTTTATAGTATGGCAAATAAAGTTAATGATTGATTTTTAAAATACAATAAATTAAAAGAAAATTTAAAATATAGAATTGGGAATGATGCACGAACAGCAGACGATTTTGTTCGAGAAAATTAATTATTAATCATAATTGAGATGAAAAAAGTTTTGAAAATAGTATTAGTTGGATTTTGGTTACGGGTGAAAAAGGATGAAAAATAGTTGATCGACATTTTACGATAAAACGCTTTTTATCTTCTGGAAGAATATATTTTTCAAAAAATTTAACTGTTACTAAAAATATTAATGGTGAAGATATAGTTACAAAAAAATATGGTTACCTATATGATGAATTATATAAATGTCTTAATTACGAAAAAACGAATATTAGAGACGAACGTCCTGGCTGAAATAAATTGGCTGCTACTAATGCATTTGAATGTACTTTGTCATTTTTTAAATTTAATTTAGTTGATTTAAAAATTAATAAAAAAGCAGTATACTTTTAATCTAACGATAGAACTGGTCTTAAATGTATATGGTTTCCACATTAAAGTTTTATAAATTATCTTGCATTAATTTTAAGAATAAGTTATAGTTAACGTGTGATAAAAAGATAAAATGCTGATATATATTAGTATTATGGACTAATGTTTATACATCTTATCGTCATTAAGATACTATATGGCATAATTTTTTTTGTTTTATTTTAGTAAATTTAACAAAAATAATTTGCATAACCTATTTTGCACATTAGCAATGATAGTTTATGCTTTTATTTTTTTATTTTGTAAAGGAGAATAACAATTGTGCAAATAGACAAATTAGAATTATATCTACCAGAGGATAAAATTCAAAATAAAATTAAGGATTATGCGGAAAAATTAAATAAATTATACGAAGGCAAAACATTATATTGTATTGGTTTACTAAATGGAGCATTATTTTTTATGAGTGATTTGTTAAAACAACTTAAAATTCAAATTGTGATTGATACAATGAGTATTTCAAGTTACATTGGAACTCATTCAACAAATAAACTTACTATTCATAAGAATATTTCAAAAGATATTACTGGACAAGATGTTTTATTAATTGAAGATTTGATTGATACTGGTAAAACTTTATCGGCTGTCATTGAACAAATTCAAGCAAAAAAACCAAATAGTTTACAAGTAGTTTGCTTAGCAGATAAAATTGCTATGCATCCAAATTTTAATTATCCCTATGATGCACTATTTATTGTTCCAAATGAGTTTATTGTTGGTTATGGTTTTGATTATAATGACCAATTTCGACAATTACCAAATGTATACATATGGAGAGGTGAATAAATGAAAACAACAAATAAAATTATTATTTTAGATTTTGGGTCACAATACACTCAATTAATTGCCCGTCGTATCCGTGACTTAGAAGTATATTGTGAAGTATGACCATATAATACAGCATTAGAAAAAATTAAAACAACATCAATGAAAGGAATTATTTTATCAGGTGGGCCTGCTTCTGTTTATGAAGAAGATGCATTTTTAATTGATAAACAATTGTTTGAATTAAAAGTTCCTGTTTTAGGAATTTGTTATGGAATGCAAATAATAAGTCATTTACATGAAGGGACAGTACAACGAGCAACAAAACAAGAATTTGGTTTTTCAGAATTAATTATTGATAATCAAGAAGATTTATTTGCGAACATCCCTGTTAAATCACAAGTGTGAATGAGTCATGCCGATTATATTGAAGGCATGCCAACAAATTTTATTCAAATTGCTCATAGTGAAAATTCAATTAGTGCAATTAAACATTCAGAAAAAAAAATTTATGGTTTACAATTTCATCCAGAAGTAACCCACACTTTAATTGGACAACAATTATTAAGCAATTTTGTTTTTAACATTTGTGGTTGTCAGCCAAAATGAAAAATTACAGAGTTTATTTCAGCAGCAATAACTGAGATTAAGAATAAAGTTGGAACTGATAATGTTGTTTTAGCATTATCAGGTGGTGTTGATTCTAGTGTTTGTGCAGTTTTATTACATAAAGCAATTGGAAAACAATTAACATGTATTTTTGTTGACACCGGATTATTACGCCAAAATAGTGGATGAAATGATTTACAAAAATTTCAAGAAAAATTTAAATTAAATATTATTAAAATTAATGCGCAAGAAAGATTTTTAACTGCTTTAAAGGGAGTTACTAATCCAGAAGAAAAGCGAAAAATTATTGGGAATTTATTTATTGAAATTTTTAATGAAGAAGCAATAAAAATTCAAAATGTTAAATGATTAGGACAAGGAACAATTTATCCAGATGTGATTGAATCTGTCTCAGTGAAGGGACCATCTGCCACAATTAAATCGCATCATAATGTTGGGGGATTACCAAAGGATTTACCATTTCAATTAATTGAACCATTACGTGAATTATTTAAAGATGAAGTTCGCCGAACTGGTGAAGCATTGGGCATTGATTTTAAATTTGTGTATAAGCATCCGTTTCCAGGACCAGGTTTAGCAGTCCGAATTATTGGTGAAATTACCGCAGAAAAAATAGCTTTATTACAAGCAGCTGATCAAATTTTTATTGATGAATTATATCAGGCAAATTTATATGATCAAGTTGCACAAGCATTTGTTGTTTTATTACCTGTTCAGTCAGTTGGTGTAATGGGCGATGTACGAACATATGGATATACTGCTGTTGTGCGCAGTGTTGATACAACTGATTTTATGACAGCAAATTGAAGTCGGCTGCCATTTGAATTATTGGAAAAAGTATCAGCTCGAATTGTAAGTGAAGTTCATGGAATTAATCGAATTACTTATGATATTACATCAAAACCACCAGGAACAATTGAATGGGAATAAAAAAATATTAGTAATTTTTTACATTAATATTAAAAAATGTTATAATTATCTCCAGCAATGTTGAGGTACAAAATGCAAATTGGTTTGATGAAAAAATTTGAAGTTTTTTACAAAAAAGAAGATTGTTTTTTATATCTTTAATATTCTACAAAATAAAACAATAATTAATGTTAATAATGCAATTTACTAGTTATTAATAATTTACAAACTAGTTTTTTATGCAATTTTAAAAAAGAAGGATAAAAAATAATGGAAAAATAATAAACTACTTTAATTGAAAATAATATTAAATTATTATTAGGTCCACATGATTGCCCAAAAAACTTTTTGCAATGGTCAATTTTAGCATTACAGCATATTTTTGCTATGTTTGGTTCTACGGTGTTAGTACCATTAATTATTAATCAAACAGCTGGAGTTGAAGTTATGAACATTGCAATGGCATTGTTTTTGTTCAGGGGTTGGAACATTAATTTATATTGCAATTACCACTGCAAAAGTATGACCAATAAATTCTGGTAAGTTCGTTTGCATATATGGGAGTAATGGGGGTGTGTTTTCCTTTATATGTCAATGCGGTTTTTATTGCCGTAATGATGGTTGGTATTATTTATATCACTTTTGGAGTATTAGTATATTTTATTGGTAATAAATTTATATAACGAATTTTCATAGCAGTAATTATTGGACCATTAATTATTATTGGAATGTCATTTGCCCCAAGTGCAATTAATAATGCTGGTTTTAATCCAACTGCTTGAAAGCAACCTTATTCACATTGGATTGGGATTGGAATTGCTATTTTTACCTTTTTAGTAACAGCAATTATCGCTTTGAAATGTAAAGGATTTGCTAAGGTAGTTCTAGTCATTATTGGTGTTGTCGCAGGATATTTATTATGTGTAATTCTTCATTTAGCAATTGGAACAGAATATCAAATTTTAGATACATCAAAAATTATTGACCCAAGTCAATGACGATGATATACATCGTTTAAAAAAATTTGAGATTTAAAAGCAAGTAATATTGGGCCAGCTATTTTAGCAATTAGTCCCTTGTCAATTATTGTGATTGCTGAACATATTGGTGATCATATTTAGTATGGGGCAAATGATGGGAAAAAATTTTGTTAAAGACCTTGGAATGCATCGGACATTAGTTGCTGATGGAGTTTCAATTATTTTTGATGGTTTAGTTGGTGGACTAGCAAATACAACATATGGTGAAAATGATTCAGTAGTTGGGATGACACGAATTGCTTAGGTATGAGTAACAGGATTGGCTGCCTTGTTTTTAATTGGATTATCATTTATTGCTCCAGTGAATCAATTAGTACAAATGTTGCCAGCACCAGTAATGGGCGGGATTAGTATGATTATGTTTGGTTTGATTGCTACAAACGGAATTTGAGTGTTAATTAATAATCAAATTGATTATACAACAAATATGAAAAATGTTTTTGTAACAGCAATTATGTTAATGTTAGGCTTAGGAGGGGTGGTTTTTAATTTTAATTTAAGGACTGGTAATTTACAATTTACAGGTGTTGCACTAGTAGCATTTGCTGGAATTTTCTTAAATTTATTGTTATCAGATCATCAAAATAATGGTTTTCAATTATGAGAAAAATTAAAGTTATTTATTAAAACACAAAAAGAATAAAAAATAGTAAAAAAAGAGAAAAAAATAAGAAAAAGTAAGTATTTATAAATGAGAATAAAATAAGAATAAATTTTACTTTCATTTTTCATTAGTAAACTTTATTTTAATGTTTTTATTAATTTTAGTTGCAAATAATAAACTTTTATAGAATAATTATTAAAGAATAAATTGGTTGTTAATTTTGAGATTTAAGGAAGTGATGAGTAGTGTTATTTTTAAAAAAAATAGAGGCATTTGGTTTTAAATCTTTTGCTGATCCATTAATAGTCAATTTTGATCATGAAATGATAGGAATTGTAGGACCAAATGGAAGCGGAAAATCAAATATTAATGATGCAATTCGTTGATGCTTAGGTGAACAATCAATTAAATCACTTCGTGGGAATAATAGTGAAGATGTTATTTTTAATGGGTCAGAAACAAAACCAGGATTAAATATAGCAGAAGTTAAACTAATTTTTAATAATACAAACCGGATTTTTGCAATGGACTATGATGAAATCGAAATTATTCGTCGTGTTTTTCGAGGAAATGGTGAAAATGAATATTTTATTAATAAACAGCGAGTTCGTTTAAAAGACATTCAGGATTTTGCAATGGATAGTGGTTTAACAAAGTCATCATTAGCAATTATTTCACAAGGAAATATTAATGCTTTTGCAGAAGCAAAGCCATTAGAACGACGTGCTTTATTTGAAGAAGCTGCTGGGGTTGCAAAATATAAACGTCGTAAATTAGAAGCTTTAAAAAAATTGGACCGTTCAAATGAGAATTTAGCACGTTTAAAAGATATTTTAAATGAAATCAAACGTAAATTACCAAGTTTGAAACGGCAAAGTGAAAAAGCAATCAAATATAAAACATTAAAAGATAAATTAAATCAAATTGAATTAGCTGTTT from Spiroplasma kunkelii CR2-3x includes:
- the guaA gene encoding glutamine-hydrolyzing GMP synthase — its product is MKTTNKIIILDFGSQYTQLIARRIRDLEVYCEVWPYNTALEKIKTTSMKGIILSGGPASVYEEDAFLIDKQLFELKVPVLGICYGMQIISHLHEGTVQRATKQEFGFSELIIDNQEDLFANIPVKSQVWMSHADYIEGMPTNFIQIAHSENSISAIKHSEKKIYGLQFHPEVTHTLIGQQLLSNFVFNICGCQPKWKITEFISAAITEIKNKVGTDNVVLALSGGVDSSVCAVLLHKAIGKQLTCIFVDTGLLRQNSGWNDLQKFQEKFKLNIIKINAQERFLTALKGVTNPEEKRKIIGNLFIEIFNEEAIKIQNVKWLGQGTIYPDVIESVSVKGPSATIKSHHNVGGLPKDLPFQLIEPLRELFKDEVRRTGEALGIDFKFVYKHPFPGPGLAVRIIGEITAEKIALLQAADQIFIDELYQANLYDQVAQAFVVLLPVQSVGVMGDVRTYGYTAVVRSVDTTDFMTANWSRLPFELLEKVSARIVSEVHGINRITYDITSKPPGTIEWE
- a CDS encoding solute carrier family 23 protein; protein product: MSFAPSAINNAGFNPTAWKQPYSHWIGIGIAIFTFLVTAIIALKCKGFAKVVLVIIGVVAGYLLCVILHLAIGTEYQILDTSKIIDPSQWRWYTSFKKIWDLKASNIGPAILAISPLSIIVIAEHIGDHI
- a CDS encoding phosphoribosyltransferase, whose product is MQIDKLELYLPEDKIQNKIKDYAEKLNKLYEGKTLYCIGLLNGALFFMSDLLKQLKIQIVIDTMSISSYIGTHSTNKLTIHKNISKDITGQDVLLIEDLIDTGKTLSAVIEQIQAKKPNSLQVVCLADKIAMHPNFNYPYDALFIVPNEFIVGYGFDYNDQFRQLPNVYIWRGE